The DNA segment GCGCGCCGCGGATCATCGCCGCGACCATCCCCGCGGTGGTGATCATCGCCACCGTGGCCGAGCCCTGCGCCGTGCGGATCACGACCGACACGCCGAACGCCGCGAGCAGCAGGGCGACGCCGCCCCGCGTGCCGCTGCCGAAGGCGCCCGCGACCAGCGACCCGAGCCGGGCGGACTGGAGCGTCGCCCCGAACGCGCCGCCCGCCCCGACGATCAGGACGATCGCGCCGGCCCCGAGCAGCGACGACTCCACCAGCCCCGCCAGCCGCGCGCGGCCCGGCCGCTGCGCCCGCCAGTAGAGCCGCAGCGCGAAGCCGGCCGCGAGGAACAGCGCCACGTTCGGGTTGCCGATGGTCGCCGTCCACGGGGAGAGGGCATGCCACACGGAGGCGAGCGAGGGCGCGAGGGTCTTGAGCGTCTCGACGATCGTGTTCGACGAGATGAGCGTCACGGGCAGCAGCACGGGCACCAGCGCCGGCAGCAGGCCGGGCAGCGTGGCCGGCACGGGGACCTCCGGCACGCCCGGCGCCAGCGGACGCATCGCGACCGTCATCCGGCGGCTCGCCCAGCGCGCGAACAGGAGGCCCGCCGCGGCGGACGGCAGCGCGATCACGACGCCCGCCAGCACCATCGTGCCGAGGTCCACGCCGAGCGCGCCCGCCATCGCCAGCGGCCCCGGGTGCGGCGGCACCAGGGCGTGGGTCGCCACGGCGCCGGCCGAGACGGCGAGGAGGTACTTGAGGTAGTCGCGGCCCGTGTTCCGGTACATGGACCGCGCCAGCGGCGCCAGCAGGAAGAAGATCGTGTCGAAGAACACGGGCAGCGACAGGACCCAGGCGGTCGCGCCAAGAGCCAGGGCGCCCCGCCGCTCGCCCAGCAGGTCCAGGAAGCCGCGCACGATCCGGTCCGACGCGCCACTCCCCGACATCGCGCTGCCGATGACCGCGGCCAGCGCCACGATGACGCCGAGCTGGCCCGCGGTCCGCCCGAACC comes from the Gemmatimonadales bacterium genome and includes:
- a CDS encoding SLC13 family permease → MQPLLILLAGFAVVLGGIVVLRVHAFLALVGAAIVVAILAPGEPGVKVAVVAEGFGRTAGQLGVIVALAAVIGSAMSGSGASDRIVRGFLDLLGERRGALALGATAWVLSLPVFFDTIFFLLAPLARSMYRNTGRDYLKYLLAVSAGAVATHALVPPHPGPLAMAGALGVDLGTMVLAGVVIALPSAAAGLLFARWASRRMTVAMRPLAPGVPEVPVPATLPGLLPALVPVLLPVTLISSNTIVETLKTLAPSLASVWHALSPWTATIGNPNVALFLAAGFALRLYWRAQRPGRARLAGLVESSLLGAGAIVLIVGAGGAFGATLQSARLGSLVAGAFGSGTRGGVALLLAAFGVSVVIRTAQGSATVAMITTAGMVAAMIRGAPLPFHPVYLATAIAGGSLVGSWMNDAGFWVFSRAGGVSEAETLRSWTPLSAVVGTTALATTVLLALLVPLR